TCTAGGGTTACCGAATTGGAAAAATTGTACTCTTTTGTACTTTCCTCTTCCTCTCCGGGTTTTTCCTGCTGCTACACTTCACATAAATATTCTAAAGTGATCAGAAAGGTTATTCGTCTTATGCAGATTTATTCTCTTACTTCCACTTCTTATTTGAGCCTGTACCTTTTTAGAAGTAGATAGTGTTTTTATACAATGAAGATATTGGTATTGTGTTCGTACCAGAGAATTAATGACAGATATCTTAAACGTTATTAATTTGATCATTTTTATGTCTAATTCAACATAATTATTTTTAGTCTGAAACCGTTATTAGGAAAATCTTTGAGGAAGTTCCCATGAAGTACATAGTAGTTACCGGTGGAGTGATGAGCGGGCTTGGAAAAGGCATTACCATCGCATCCATTGGCAGAAATCTTAAAAACAAAGGTTATAAAGTTACAGCTATCAAAATCGATCCTTACATCAATATAGATGCAGGCACCATGAGCCCCTACCAGCACGGGGAAGTCTTCGTGCTCAAGGACGGGGGTGAGGTTGACCTGGATCTTGGGAATTACGAGCGTTTCCTTGATACGGAACTTACAAGGGATCATAACATTACTACAGGCAAGATTTACCAGGAAGTAATTTCCAAAGAGAGAAGAGGGGACTATCTCGGAAAAACTGTCCAGATTATTCCTCATGTCACAAATGAGATCAAAAGCAGGATCAGGAAGGTTGCAGCCCGCAGCGGGGCTGATATCTGTCTTATTGAAATAGGAGGCACAGTTGGGGACATTGAGAGCATGCCTTTCCTTGAGGCTGTACGCCAGATGCACAGGGAAGAGCCTTCCGAAAATATTGTGTTTATTCATGTGACCCTGGTTATGGAAGACCTTCAGGGTGAACAGAAAACCAAGCCTACCCAGCACTCTGTAAAGGAACTCCGAGCCCTTGGTCTCAGCCCAGAAGTGATCGTTGCAAGATCTAGAACTCCTCTTCAGGAAACTGCCAAAGAAAAAATTGCACTCTTCTGTGATGTGCCTCAGGAACTGGTTATCAGCGCCTATGATGCCGGCGACATTTATGAGGTGCCTCTTACGATAGAAGAGCAGGGCTTGACCAACCAGCTTATGAAACACCTGCAACTGGAATCTAAAGTCGAGAACGGCAGCTGGAAAGAGATGGTCGCAAAGATGAAATCCACAACCGATACGGTTAGACTGGCAATTATCGGTAAATATACCAATCTTGAGGACGCTTATCTCAGCATCCTTGAGGCTGTCAAACATGGAGGGATTGATAACAAGTGCAGGGTTGAGGTTAGCATGGTTGAATCCGAGACCCTGGAAGAGAACCCTGCTGAAGTTGAGAAGCTGAGACAGTACGATGGGATTCTTATTCCGGGCGGCTTTGGAGAGCGCGGCATTGAAGGGAAAATACTGGCAATCAAGTTCGCCAGGGAAAACGATATCCCTTTCCTGGGAATTTGCTTGGGCATGCAGCTTGCGGTTATCGAATTTGCGAGGAATGTGGTTAAACTTGAGAATGCAAACAGCACAGAATTTGACGAGGATACTCCTTATCCTGTGATTGATATCTTGCCTGAGCAGGCATGTGTTGCGGGCATGGGCGGTACAATGCGCCTTGGAGACTATGAGGCTATCCTTAAAGAGGGTTCGCTTGCTTCAAAAATCTATGGAACCAATTACATTGTGGAACGGCACCGCCACAGGTATGAAGTTAACCCTGAGTTCGTGGACAAGCTTGAGTCCTTTGGCATTGTCTTTTCCGGTAAAAACAAGAACAGAATGGAGATTGTTGAGATCCCTGGCAAGCGTTTCTTCTTTGGCTCACAATTCCACCCTGAATTCAAGTCAAGACCGGGCAGGCCATCTCCCCCATTCAAAGGGTTTGTTGCAGCAATGTGCAAATACAGGAAGGAGAGAGAAAGGCAATAATGCCTGTACATACATCGCAACTTCACTAAATTTATAAAGGTGTACACTATGGCAATGTCTAAAAAAGATATGGAGAAAAAGAAGAACGCTAAGAGAGAAAAGATTGCAGAGCTTGAAAAACTTGCTTCCTCAGGCAGCAAGGATGCTAAGAAAAAGCTTGCAAAGGCAAAGAAGAAAAAATAATCTTTAATAAGTGTTTCTTTTCTATGTAGTGTGCGAGAAGGTTCCGGGATAATTCCCGCCGTCCCACCAATTTTATTTTGAGAATTTTAAATAAGTATTCTACGGATTTATTCCTTGTCAACTTGAAATATTCCGTTCTTTACTCAAAATTCCCAGAACTGCTTTTTCTAAAGCTATGTATCTTTTTTCTACGAAAAACAGGTAATACGAAAAATAGGTAATTCTAACATTCAGAATTTTTGTTCATATG
The Methanosarcina thermophila TM-1 genome window above contains:
- the pyrG gene encoding glutamine hydrolyzing CTP synthase, giving the protein MKYIVVTGGVMSGLGKGITIASIGRNLKNKGYKVTAIKIDPYINIDAGTMSPYQHGEVFVLKDGGEVDLDLGNYERFLDTELTRDHNITTGKIYQEVISKERRGDYLGKTVQIIPHVTNEIKSRIRKVAARSGADICLIEIGGTVGDIESMPFLEAVRQMHREEPSENIVFIHVTLVMEDLQGEQKTKPTQHSVKELRALGLSPEVIVARSRTPLQETAKEKIALFCDVPQELVISAYDAGDIYEVPLTIEEQGLTNQLMKHLQLESKVENGSWKEMVAKMKSTTDTVRLAIIGKYTNLEDAYLSILEAVKHGGIDNKCRVEVSMVESETLEENPAEVEKLRQYDGILIPGGFGERGIEGKILAIKFARENDIPFLGICLGMQLAVIEFARNVVKLENANSTEFDEDTPYPVIDILPEQACVAGMGGTMRLGDYEAILKEGSLASKIYGTNYIVERHRHRYEVNPEFVDKLESFGIVFSGKNKNRMEIVEIPGKRFFFGSQFHPEFKSRPGRPSPPFKGFVAAMCKYRKERERQ